Genomic segment of Glutamicibacter sp. JL.03c:
GGCGTGCGAAGGCATCCGGGGCTGTGAATGCACGCGGATGTCAAGGAGCGCACCATGGCCGAGCGCAGCGACACGTAGCCGGATCCAGAAGGCAATCAGAACCTTGCCCCGGCCGCCCAGGACGCGGTGGTCTGGACGATGTCCCACTACGGCAAGGCCGGATGGTCCACGTACTGCCAGGGGAGGATCTCCCGGAACGATCAAGATGAAGCCGAGGGCGGGAGCATCGCTGACGGCGAGTTCGGCCTCCCGGACATTTCCGGCAAACTGGATCAGCTTGATCAAGTGGATGGTAATGCTGAGGCCGCCATTGCCAACTTCGGGCAGCAGCGCGCTGCTGGATGCCGCGTTCGACGCCCAATGGCGAAGCACCAGCGAAAGGTGTCTGTGCCGCCTGAGGCGGCGGGGTACCTTTTAGTCGGGCCAATGTCGGCGCGCATAACGATGGCGTGTGCTGGCTGAAAGCGTCCAGATTGCGCAACAGCCGGTTCAGCATGAACACCCACGTGGCCAATCGGCCGTAGGGCCAGTTCACATTGCATGATCCGGCAGACGGCCGCATGGAGAACTCAGGGCCCCATTGGAAGGGGCCCGGAGTTGCTTGGAGGGAATAGTTGCTGCGCGCGGCTACGCGCTCTTCGGCTTCGGGATCTGGGCAATAACCAGAACCGCCAGCAACGCCGCGCCGCCATAGAGGAAGAATGCGCCCGGGTAGGCAGTTCCTGCCGCGACCATGAGTCCGGTGATATAGGGGCCGATGATGGCGCCAAAGCGTCCGATGCCCGAGGCCAGCCCAATGCCGGTGGCCACCAGATTGCGTGGGTATACGTGTCCCGCGTAGGCGTACATCAGGCACTGGGCAGAGAAGACGAATATGCCGGTGACAAAGAGGACCGCGGTCAGCAACACTTGGCTTCCAAAAGGTATGGCCAGCACAAGAAGCAATGCCGCGGCAGCTGCGAACCAGATGAGCGAAACGAGCTTGATTCCCTTGGAGTCTGCAGCATAGGCGCTGATGACCAGGCCTGCGATAGCGCCCAGATTCAGCACGAAGAGCATCGTCAGCGAATCGGCGACCGGGTAGCCGGCCGCGCCCATGATCTTGGGCAGCCAGGCGTTCAGCCCGTAGACCAGGACCAGGCCCATGAACGCGGCAATCCATAGGCCGATCGAGGTGCGCAGGTACTTCGGCTTGAGCACATCGGAAATCGAGGTGCGTTCACTGCTTGAAACAACTTCGCTTTCGGGAAGCTTGAACCAGAGCAGGGCCAGAAGGGCCAGGCCCAGCCCGCCACCGAGGAAGTACAGCACTGACCAGTGCACCCCGGCGGCCTTGCCCGCCAGCGATGCCAAAACCGCACCGAGGTGGTAGCCGACCATCGGCAGGTTGTTGGCCAGCGCGCGCCGCCCCACCGGCGCGTTTTCCTGCATCAGGGCCAAGGCTACTGGCATGCAGCCACCCAATCCCAAGCCGGCGATGAAGCGGAAGGTGCCCATCAAGAATGCGCTGGGCAGGAAGGGGAAGAGCAGGGTGAATACCGAGAATACGAGCACTGCAACCAGCAGCGGGCGGCGCCGTCCAAAGCGGTCGGCCAACCGTCCCATGGTTGCCGCGCCAACTCCGACGCCGATCAGCGAAAAGGTATTAACCCAGTTCATCTCGCCGACGCTGAATCCACCAACATCTGGATCGGTCAGCACTGGAATGGTGGCGCCCAAAGCAACAATGTCGTAGCCCTCGAAGACCACGATGAAGAAGCAGAGGGCGGCGATCCAGCCGCCGAGTTTGAGTTTCCGGGTATCGGTGTGTGGTGAAGACATGAGTCGCCCCTTCGAGATCTCTTGGTGCCCGGCACGTGATGGGTGCCACGGCGTTGTGATCCTAGCACCATTTTCATTATGCGCACCAAAGTTCACAGAGTGAACTTTTGCGATAACCCCTTGATCGGGGTGGTGAAGGCTGATAAAGTTCATGCTACGAACTTAAGTTCACATTGTGAACATCTTTCAGCAATGGAGCAGTGAGACCATGCAGCAGGCGTACCTCTACGACGCAATTCGCACCCCCTTCGGCAAGATCGGTGGCGCGCTATCGGGCCATCGCCCCGATGACCTCGCCGCTCATGTGGTGCGCGAACTGGTCGCACGGTCCCCAAAGCTCGACGCCAGCACCATCGACGAATCGATCTTCGGCAACGCCAACGGCGCCGGCGAAGAGAACCGCAATGTTGCCCGCATGGCCACCCTGCTCGCTGGCCTGCCCACCTCGCTGCCCGGCACCACCATGAACCGCCTCTGCGGCTCTTCGCTGGATGCCTCCATTGCAGCTTCCCGCCAGGTAGCCACTGGCGATGCCGATCTGGTGCTGGTGGGCGGCGTGGAATCGATGAGCCGCGCTCCTTGGGTTCTGCCAAAAACCGAGCGCCCCTTCCCGATGAGCAACCTGGAACTGGCCAATACCACCCTGGGCTGGCGCCTGGTCAACCCGGCCATGCCGGGGGCATGGACCGTCTCGCTGGGCGAGGCCACAGAGCAGCTGCGCGAAAAACACAACATCTCCCGCGAGGACCAGGACGAATTCTCCGCCCGCTCGCACCAGCAGGCCGCGGCTGCCTGGGATGCCGGAAAGTACGAGAGCCTGGTGGTTCCCGTGCCGCCGGCCAGCAAGCGCGGCACCGAAGTCACCCGAGATGAAACCATCCGCGCCGACTCCACCGCCGAAACCCTGTCCCAGCTGCGCACCGTGTTCCGCACCGGCGAAAACGCCACGGTCACCGCAGGCAACGCCTCGCCGATGAGCGATGGAGCTTCGGCCGCTTTCATTGGTTCTGAAAAGGGCGGAACGCTGCTGGGCCTGGATCCGATCGCCCGCATCGTATCCAACGGCGCCTCCGCCCTGGACCCGCAGTTCTTCGGCTTCGCCCCGGTGGATGCCGCCAACAAGGCCCTGGCCAAGGCAGGCCTGGAATGGTCGGATATCGCCGCCGTCGAGCTCAATGAAGCCTTCGCCGCGCAGTCCCTGGCCTGCATCCGCGCCTGGGATATCGACCAGGGGATCGTCAACGCCTGGGGCGGGGCCATCTCCATCGGCCACCCGCTGGGCGCCTCGGGCCTGCGCATCCTGGGCACCGTCGCCCGCCGCCTGGCCGAATCCGGCGAACGATACGGTGTCGCCGCGATCTGCATCGGCGTCGGCCAGGGCCTGGCCGTGGTCGTCGAGAACGTGAACGCAACCAAGTAGCTTGTAGAAAGGCAGGATCATGGCACCACGCATTGCCACCTCGGCCGCGGACGCCGTCGCCGAAATCACCGACGGCTCCACCGTCCTGGTCGGCGGCTTCGGCAACGCCGGCCAGCCGATGGAATTGATCGACGCACTCATGGACTGCGGCGCGAAGGACCTGACGGTCGTGAACAACAACGCCGGGCAGGCCGATGCCGGCCTAGCGCTATTGATCAAGGAGCGCCGGGTGAAGAAGATCATCTGCTCCTTCCCGCGCCAGTCCGACTCCTGGCATTTTGATGAGGCCTACCGGGCCGGCGAGATCGAGCTGGAGCTGGTCCCGCAGGGCAACCTGGCCGAACGCATCCGCGCCGCGGGAGCCGGCATCGGCGGATTCTTCACCCCTACCGGCTACGGCACGCTGCTGGCCGAGGGCAAGGAAACCCGGGTGATCGATGGCAAGGGCTATGTTTTGGAAACGCCCATCCACGCCGACTTCGCTTTGATCAAGGCGCTGAAGGCCGACACCTTCGGCAACTTGGTCTATCGCAAGACCGCACGGAACTTCGGCCCGATCATGGCCACCGCGGCCAAGGCCGCGATCGTGCAGGTTGACGAGGTCGTCGAGGTCGGAAGCATCGATCCGGAGCACGTGATCACCCCGGGGATCTACGTCGACACCGTGGTAGCTCTTGGAGGAGAAAAGTGATGACTGAAACGCGCACCACCGAAGAAAAGCTGACCCGCGACGAAATGGCGCAGCAGGTAGCCCGCGACATTCCTGCCGGTGCCTTCGTGAACCTGGGCATCGGCCAGCCGACCAACGTCTCCAACTTCCTCACCAAGGAGCAAGGTGTCACCCTGCATACCGAAAACGGCATGCTCGGCATGGGCCCGGTAGCCACCGGCGAGGACATCGACGAGGACCTGATCAACGCCGGCAAGATTCCGGTGACCGAGCTGCCCGGCGCCGCCTACTTCCACCATGCCGACTCCTTCGCCATGATGCGCGGCGGCCATCTGGATGTCTGCGTGCTCGGCGCCTTCCAGATTTCGCAGTCCGGGGACCTGGCCAACTGGCATACCGGGGCCGAGGGCGCGATTCCCGCGGTCGGGGGCGCCATGGACCTGGCCATCGGGGCCAAGGAGACGTGGGTGATGATGAGCCTGTTCACCAAGACGGGCGAATCAAAGCTGGTTGAAACCCTGAGCTACCCGGTCACTGGATTGGGCTGCGTCTCGCGGATCTATACCGAGGTGGCGAACTTCGAGCTGCGCGATGGCAAGGTCTTCGTCCGCTCGGTGCATGGCATCAGCTTCGACGAATTGCAGGCCAAGGTCCCGGTGGAACTGACCTGGGCCTAGAGACGCAGTAGATTAGTGGGGTGCCTTCCAACTTGTGGGAGGCACCCCATCATAGTTTTGAGCAGGTGCAAGGAGTACGGTGAGCGAGCAGGCAACACCTTCAACGTCGGTCCAGTCCCTGGCCCGCGGTTTGGCCGTTATCAGCTGCTTTGATGCAGAGCATATCTCGATGACGCTCTCCGAGGTTGCAGCGCGCACCGGGCTCTCGCGCGCCACCGCCCGGCGTTTTTTGCTCACCTTGCAGGAACTGGGCTACGTGCGCTCTGACGGCAAGCATTTCGAGCTGACCTCCAAGGTCCTGCAGCTCGGCTACGCCTATCTCTCCAGCGCCACCTTGCCGCAAATGATCGAGCCGGTGCTTGAGGAACTCTCGGCACAGGTGCACGAGTCCGCCTCGGCCTCCGTGCTCGATGGCACAGACATCGTGTACATCGCCCGCGTGCATACCCGCTCGATCATGCGCGTCGGCATCTCCGTGGGCACCCGGTTCCCTGCGGTGAACACCTCCATGGGCCGGGTGCTTTTGGCTTTCGGGCCCGAGGAGCTTCGTGAATCCGTATTGGCCGAAGGCTTCGAGTCGCGCACCGGGCTGGGCCTGAAAACGCCAGCAGCCCTTCGCAAGGAACTGGAAAAGATCCGTATGCAGGGCTACGCGGTGGTTGACCAGGAGCTGGAAATCGGGTTGCGCTCGGTCGCGGTGCCAGTCTTCAATGCCGATTCCACCGTGGCGGCGGCCATGAACGTGTCCATGAGCGTGCACCCGGCCAGCGAGCAAAGCGCTGACGAAGCGGCCCAGAAGATACTGCCTCGGCTGCTCCAGGCAGCGCAGCAGGTGCGAGAAGCGCTGGCTTCCAGCCGCTAGCAGAAGGGCGGACTCGGGCCCTGGAAGCCCAGCGGATCCGCTAGGCGGCGACGGCCTCTTCCACTTCCTGGATGGCCGCGTTTTCATTGGCGAGGCGGGTCTTGTGCGCGCTCCACGCATGGGTTGCGCACATCAATGCTGCACCGGGAACCAGCCACACGATCAGGCGCAGGATATCCATGCCGATGCCCTGGCCTGGGAAGTAGACCAGCGTCTGAACTGCGTGCAGCCAGCCGGCGCCGTTCCAGAAGGTGTTCAGCGCGCCGAAGAATCCGGGCTGCATGGCCGGCTGGAAAATGCCGCCGGAACTGGTGAAGTTCAAGGCGACAAAGCACATGGTCAAGACCGGAGTGGTCCAGTGGCGCAGCATCGGGTGCAGCCCCATGCCCAGCATGATGATCGAGGCTGCGTAGACCCATGAGATCAGCCAAATGCTGGCATAGTGGTTTTGAATGATCTGGTAAATCGGACCGGAAACGATCACGGCAATCGATGCGATCACTGCGGCAGCAATTGCGGCCATGGCGAAGCGGATGGGCAGCTTGACCTTGCCCATGAACCCTGCCAGCGGCACAGCGCTGGCGTAGCCGCCAATGCTCAGTGCGACGAGCAGGAAGAACAGGCCCTGCCCGGTGCTGTCGTGTTCTCCGGCGGGGACAACGTCCTCCACATGGAACGGCTGGCCCTGCTTGTAGGCCACATTCATGAAGACCTTCTGGGCGATGTTCGCCGAGGTTTCCGATGCCGCGCTGGAAGCATAGAGCGTTGCCGAATCCTTGGTCGATTCGTAGGCGGCGACGATTTCGCGACCTTCAACCAGCTGCCGGGCGGATTCCCCATTATCGACAGTGCGCACGGTCAGCGCCCCATCCGATTCATCTTGCAGTGTCTGGGCGAAGACCTTGGTTGCAGCTGAATCTCCAACCACAGCTACCTGCACGTTGTGCGGCGTTGGCTGATGGAAGGCTCCGAGGTAGAACAGGCCCATGATGGCGCAGAGGAAGAACGGGATCAGCATGGTTCGCGCCAGCTTTCCCCATCCCTTCGGCGCGCGTTGGGCGGTGGCCGGTTTTGGCGGTGCGGAGTTCGAATGCTTGGCGGTGGGGGTACTGGGTGCGGTGGTGTCGGTGGCAGTCATATGTATTAAGAATACCGCTAATGTTGCATTATGCAACAGAATATCTTGAGTTGTCCGACACGTACTAGACTCGGAACCATGGGCAGGGAACAGCGGGAGACAGACATTGAGTCGGTCTACCACCACATGCAACTGATCACTCGACGAGCCAACTCGCGCTCACGGCAGCTAGCGGAGCCCCTGAGCATGGTGGAGCACTCGCTATTGCGATTCATCGCTGATACGCCCGGGGCACGAGCGACCGATATCGCCGAGGCCTTCTCGCTGAATCGTTCAACGGTCTCCCGGCAAGTCGGAACCCTGCTTGATCTTGGGTATGCGGCATACGACGATTCCGAAGCCGGGCGGGGCCGCGTGCTTGAACTGACCAAACTCGGACAAGAACGGCTGAACGCCTCAGCTGCCGTGCACCGGGCCGCGGTGATCGAGCGGCTGGAAGGCTGGAGCGAAGAACAGATCAGCGACTTCGCGGAAGCTCTTGAGCGCTACAACGATGCTGATTCGCAGTAGGGCTAAGCCACCTTCACAAACCGCGGTCCGCTGTAGCCGTCGCGGTCAACGGCTTCTTCGAACATCGCCAGCGGTCGCGCCCAGAAGCTGTAGTCGTCGTAGAGCTTGCGGTAGAAGACCAGTGGTTCTTCGGTTTCGCTGTGCTTGCCCACGGCCAGCACTTCGTAGCGCTGCCCTTTGAAGTGTTCGTAGATTCCAGGTTCGACGCTCATCCTTCAGCCTTCCAGATCAAAGTACATGGTGTTTTTCAGCGTGGCCCGTGGCCGGTGCCGCCGCTGCGCTGGGTCAGTAGGTGCTCCAAGACTGGATCCAGGACCGCCAGCCCGTCTTTGACCCCGCCGGTAGAACCAGGCAAGGTGATCACGAAACTGCTGCCGGCGAACCCGGCCACCCCGCGGGTGATGATCGAGAGCGGCGTGTTCGGCTCGCCGCGGCGGCGAATGGCCTCGATGATCCCAGGCAACTGCACATCCAGCAGCGGAGCAACCATTTCGGGGGACTGGTCATCCGGGCTGACCCCGGTCCCGCCGGTCACGATGATCACCTGCGCGTCATCGGCCAGCAGGCCATCCACGGCGAAACGCACCGGCTGGCCATCGGCAACCACCACCGGGCCCGGCACCTCGAACCCGCGCTCGGTCAGCCACTGGGCGATCATCGGGCCGGTCTTGTCCTGGGCGGTTCCCGCTGCAGCGCTGGTCGAGGCGACCACGACTGCCGCATGGCGGCTAGTCTTCACGAGCCCAGTCGCCGCTCTTGCCGCCGGACTTCGCCAAGACTTTCACGGAGCGAACCTCGGCGTGCTTGTCCACGGCCTTGACCATGTCATAGAGGGTCAGCGCGGCCACGCTCGCTGCTGTCAGCGCTTCCATCTCCACCCCGGTGACACCCTTGGTGGTCACCTGGGCGATCACGCGCACTGCGGAATCCTGCGCCTCGAAATCAATGGAGACCTTGGAGATCGGCAGCGGGTGGCACAGCGGAATCAGCTCCCAGGTGCGCTTGGCTGCCATGATGCCCGCGACGCGGGCTGTGCCCAGTGCTTCGCCCTTGGGCAGGTTGCCGGTCATCAGCATCGGGACGACATCCTCGCGGGTGGCAAAGATGGCCTCGGCGGTGGCAACGCGCTTGGTGACAGCCTTATCGCTGACGTCGACCATGTGGGCGCTGCCGTCTTCACGCAGGTGGGTAAGTTTTTCAGACATTCATGCTCCAAGTTTCAATTTGCTGCCCAGCTATCAGCTGGCTGATGCCTACAGGGATATGCACCAGCGCATCGGCGCGGGCCAGATCGTGGACCAGATGCGAACCCGGATCCAGGATTTCCACTTGACCCTCACGGATCACTGCCCGGCGTACCTGGTGCTTATGCCTGGGCGAGGTGGCATCGGAAGCCAGCGGGAAGTGCTGCGGCACCGGCTCGGGCAAGGCGTTGAGCTTGCGCAGCAGCGGGGCCAAAAATAGTTCAGCCGATAGCAGCGCACTGACCGGGTTGCCGGGGAAGCACAGCACCGCTGCCTGGGGCAGCTGGGCGAAGCCTTGCGGACCGCCGGGCTGGATTGCCACGTGGTGGAACGCGCCGCCCAGCGGCGCAAGAGCCTGGCGGACCACTTCATAAGCTCCGGCGCTGATTCCGCCTACGGTCAGAATCAGGTCAACCTGTTCCTGCAAGGCATCAATAGCCAGCGCGAAGCGCTTGGGATCATCAGGCAATTGCAGGGTGCGCACCTGTACCTGGTATTGGCGCAGCCAGGCGGTGAGCATGGGGGAGTTCGAATCCGGGATCTGGCCCTGGGAAGGCTGATCATCACTGAGCTCGTCACCGGTAGTGCACACGGCCACCTTCAATGCGCGGCGTACCGGTACTTCACGCAGTCCACTGGAAACCAATGCAGCAATCATGGTCGGGGTCAGCCGGATTCCGGCCTGGGCCACCAGGGCGCCGGCTTCAAGGTCGACGCCGGCGGGGCGGATGAAACGCCCCTCGGCGCTGGGAGCAGTGAACTCCGCGTTTCCGCTCGGGGTGCCACGGCCTGCCCGAACCAAGTCCGGGAAAACCCCGGAGCTGCTTTCCTCGATGGGGATCACGGTATCGGCCCCCAGCGGGATCATGGCCCCGGTCATCACCGGGCTGGCAGTTCCTTCAGCCAAGGTGATTTGCCGGTCGCCGGCGGCCGCCGTGAAACCCAATGGCAAGGTGACAGGGGACTGCGGCGTTGCGGTGGCCAAGTCCGCGCTGCGTGCAGCGTAGCCATCCATTTGCGAATTGGTGAACGCGGGGATGGGCGACAGGGCGTACAGATCCTCGCTGAGGATGCGGCCGTTTGCCTCGGGGCTATCAGCCAACAGCTTTTCGCTGTCCAGGGAAGCGAAGAGAGGGGAGAGCAGCGCTTCAAGTTCTGCGCGATGGTTTTCCAGGGTGCAGGTCATCGATTATCCGCCAGCAAATGGCGGCAGCACGTCCACCGTAAGGTCTTCGTCCGAGCCCAGTTCTCCGGCATCGCGGCGCACCACGCCGTTGATCAGGAAACTTCCAGCACGCAAAACCTGTGCCATTTCTGGCCCGTAGGAATCGATCAGTTCGCTACGCAGCCCGGCGAGCGTTTGCGGGCGTTCCCAGCTCTCCTGCTCGCAGCCCGCTGCTGCCGCCGCGGCAGCGAAGTAGCGTATCGTAATCTTCGACATGACTTCATGCTATCGCGCCAACGCGATAAGGAGCACGATGAACAGCGAACGCGACTTACCCGCGCTGGTAGCCCCAGGGCCAGCACTCAGCGCCGATCAGGCTGCTCGCGCCGCACGCCAATTGAGCCTGCCCGGATTCGATGACACCGCGCAGCGCAGGCTGGCTGCCGCCCGGGTGCTGGTGATCGGCGCCGGAGGGCTAGGCAGCGCCAGCGTTCCGTATCTTGTCGGAGCGGGAGTAGGCACCATCGGCATCGTTGATGATGACGTGGTGGAACTATCCAACTTGCATCGCCAGGTCACTCACACCACCGAGAATATCGGCCTGGCCAAGACCGCTTCCCTGGCCCAGGCTGCCACAGCGCTGGACCCCGATGTAGAAATCATCGAGCACAATCTGCGCTTGGATTCTTCCAACGCACTGGAGATCTTTGCGAATTATGACTTGGTCATCGATGGCAGCGACAACTTCCCGACCCGGTACCTATCCAATGACGCAGCCCAGCTTTCGGGTATCCCACTGATATGGGGATCCATCCTGCAACACCACGGACAAGTCTCCGTGGCCTGGCATGAGCACGGGCCCGGCTACCGCGATCTCTTCCCGGTGCCACCGGCCCCGGGCACCGTTCCTGACTGCGCCGCCGGGGGAGTGCTGCCCGGGTTATGCGGAACCATCGGCTCGCTGTTGGCCACCGAAGCCCTGAAGCTGATCGCCGGAATCGGCACGCCGCTGGTGGGCAAGGTGCTGATCTACGATGCACTGGCCGCCAGCACGCGCACCCTCGAATTCGCCCGGGACCCCGAAGGCGCAGAAGTCACCGAGCTGATTGACTACGTGCTCTTCTGCTCCGGTTCTCTGCAAGAGGTCAACGGCATTAATGCCGGGGCGCTCGCAGAAGCACTATCTGGCGATGAAGCGCCAGCCTTGTTGGATGTGCGCAATGATGACGAACGCGCACAAAAGCACATCGCTGGTTCCTTGCATCTGCCCCTGCCTCAGCTGGAGGCAGCTATTGAATCCGGCGCAGAGCTGGAGCACATTCCTGAGCAAGTGACGGTCTACTGTGCCCGAGGTCCGCGTTCGCAACGCGCGGCCGCCTTGCTCGCTGGCCGGGGCATCAAAACAAACTATCTTGAAGGCGGGCTTCCCGCACTGGCTGAAGTGGCCCCGCAGCTGCTGGCCGAACACGCACACACCGAAGGAGCCCGCTCATGAGCTACGCGTTGATCACCGAAGAACCCATCGACGAGGCCGCAGTGCGCGATGCCGTGCAGTCAGACACTGCAGGCGCGGTGGTGCTCTTCCACGGCATCATTCGCAACCATGATGGGGGCCAGTCGGTGAACTCCCTGGACTACTCGCACCATCCGCAAGCGCAGGAATTCCTTGAGAAGATCATCGCCGAGGAAGAAGATCGCACCGGATTGAAGCTTTCCGCAGTGCACCGCGTGGGTCCGCTGAAGATCGGCGATGCCGCTCTGGTGGCTGCCTCGGCGGCGGCACACCGCAAGGAAGCATTCGACGCCATTGAGAACCTCGTGGAACGCATCAAGGCCGAGGTTCCGATCTGGAAGAAACAGCATTTCGCTTCAGGTAGCTCCGAATGGGTAGGGCTTTAGCAGTTCCCAGCCGGTATAAGCTCGAACGCTTCCGTGTCCAGGTTCAGCTGGCCGTGCGCTTGAATGCGATGGCTGCCAGAGCTGCGGCCTGATCTGCGAGCACGGAGTCGTCAAAAACCACCCGTGGCGAGTGATTCCATTCGATATCGTCGGCCTTCATTTCGGGTGGAGACGTCAACAGGCCAATAAAGGTGCCTGGAACCTCGTCGAGCACGAACGCGAAATCCTCGGAGCCCATCATGGGCGATGGCATGACCGCTACGCGCTGTTCACCGTAGATTTCGCGCAGTGTTTCCAGCGCCGCTTCGGTCTCGGCGGCATCATTCACGGTTACCGGGTAGAGCGTTTCAAAACTCACGTCTGCGGTGAGCTCGTGGGCTGCAGCCACCCCGTGGATAACCCGCGGCAGTCCTTCTTCGAGCACTGCCAGGGAGTCGTGGGACATGGTGCGGATGGTGGCAGCCAGCTCGACGCTCTCCGGGATGACGTTGATCGCTCCGTCTCCCGTGGACAGCCGCGTGATCGAGAGAACCACCGGGTCGAAGGCGTTGAACCGCCGAGTTACAAAACTCTGCAAGGCCAGGACGAGCTCCGCGGCTGCCGGTACCGGATCCAGGGTCTGGTGAGGTTGCGAGCCATGTCCGCCGCGTCCCTTCAGCTTCACGGTTAGCTGGTTTGACCCGGCGGCTACCGGGCCGCCCCGAGTTGCGAAGAGTCCTCGCGGACCGGGGCCTACATGGATCGCGTAGGCGGCAACCGGAGGTTCGCCGGCTGCGTTGAGCAGCCCCTCTTCGAGCATGATCTTGGCGCCGCCATGGCCTTCTTCGCCCGGCTGGAACATGAAGATGACCGAGCCATGAAGTTCGTTCTGCCGCGCTGCGAGGAGCTTTGCCGCGCCAACCAGTCCGGCTGTATGCAGATCATGCCCGCAGGCGTGCATGTTGCCGTTGGCAGAGGCGAAGTCCAGATCGGTTTCTTCAAGGATCGGCAAAGCATCCATATCGCCGCGCAGCAGGACCGTCGGGCCGGGCAGTGCTCCACGGAGCACTGCGGTCACCGAGCTGGTGCGGGTGCCGGTGGCGATTTCCAGCGGCAGCCCATCGAGGGCATCGAGCACCTTCTGCTGGGTGCGAGGCAGGTCGAGGCCGAGCTCGGGATCCGCATGCAATGCGCGCCGCAGCTCGATCAGTTCAGGGAGGATCGTTTGCGCGTCAGAGGCGAAGTCAGCAGGGGTCATGAATCAGCCTTTCACAGGGAGTATTCTGCGCGATTGCAAAGGCCTTCGGAGGGGCTTCTGCGATGCTAAATATGAACGTGCTGATGGTTAAATCTTTAAGTATTATCTAGTGAGAGGTTTAATCCGAATGATTTGAATTCGATCAGC
This window contains:
- the glp gene encoding gephyrin-like molybdotransferase Glp; translation: MTCTLENHRAELEALLSPLFASLDSEKLLADSPEANGRILSEDLYALSPIPAFTNSQMDGYAARSADLATATPQSPVTLPLGFTAAAGDRQITLAEGTASPVMTGAMIPLGADTVIPIEESSSGVFPDLVRAGRGTPSGNAEFTAPSAEGRFIRPAGVDLEAGALVAQAGIRLTPTMIAALVSSGLREVPVRRALKVAVCTTGDELSDDQPSQGQIPDSNSPMLTAWLRQYQVQVRTLQLPDDPKRFALAIDALQEQVDLILTVGGISAGAYEVVRQALAPLGGAFHHVAIQPGGPQGFAQLPQAAVLCFPGNPVSALLSAELFLAPLLRKLNALPEPVPQHFPLASDATSPRHKHQVRRAVIREGQVEILDPGSHLVHDLARADALVHIPVGISQLIAGQQIETWSMNV
- the moaC gene encoding cyclic pyranopterin monophosphate synthase MoaC, with translation MSEKLTHLREDGSAHMVDVSDKAVTKRVATAEAIFATREDVVPMLMTGNLPKGEALGTARVAGIMAAKRTWELIPLCHPLPISKVSIDFEAQDSAVRVIAQVTTKGVTGVEMEALTAASVAALTLYDMVKAVDKHAEVRSVKVLAKSGGKSGDWARED
- a CDS encoding 3-oxoacid CoA-transferase subunit B, yielding MTETRTTEEKLTRDEMAQQVARDIPAGAFVNLGIGQPTNVSNFLTKEQGVTLHTENGMLGMGPVATGEDIDEDLINAGKIPVTELPGAAYFHHADSFAMMRGGHLDVCVLGAFQISQSGDLANWHTGAEGAIPAVGGAMDLAIGAKETWVMMSLFTKTGESKLVETLSYPVTGLGCVSRIYTEVANFELRDGKVFVRSVHGISFDELQAKVPVELTWA
- a CDS encoding 3-oxoacid CoA-transferase subunit A; the protein is MAPRIATSAADAVAEITDGSTVLVGGFGNAGQPMELIDALMDCGAKDLTVVNNNAGQADAGLALLIKERRVKKIICSFPRQSDSWHFDEAYRAGEIELELVPQGNLAERIRAAGAGIGGFFTPTGYGTLLAEGKETRVIDGKGYVLETPIHADFALIKALKADTFGNLVYRKTARNFGPIMATAAKAAIVQVDEVVEVGSIDPEHVITPGIYVDTVVALGGEK
- a CDS encoding IclR family transcriptional regulator C-terminal domain-containing protein; amino-acid sequence: MSEQATPSTSVQSLARGLAVISCFDAEHISMTLSEVAARTGLSRATARRFLLTLQELGYVRSDGKHFELTSKVLQLGYAYLSSATLPQMIEPVLEELSAQVHESASASVLDGTDIVYIARVHTRSIMRVGISVGTRFPAVNTSMGRVLLAFGPEELRESVLAEGFESRTGLGLKTPAALRKELEKIRMQGYAVVDQELEIGLRSVAVPVFNADSTVAAAMNVSMSVHPASEQSADEAAQKILPRLLQAAQQVREALASSR
- a CDS encoding MarR family winged helix-turn-helix transcriptional regulator codes for the protein MGREQRETDIESVYHHMQLITRRANSRSRQLAEPLSMVEHSLLRFIADTPGARATDIAEAFSLNRSTVSRQVGTLLDLGYAAYDDSEAGRGRVLELTKLGQERLNASAAVHRAAVIERLEGWSEEQISDFAEALERYNDADSQ
- a CDS encoding thiolase family protein encodes the protein MQQAYLYDAIRTPFGKIGGALSGHRPDDLAAHVVRELVARSPKLDASTIDESIFGNANGAGEENRNVARMATLLAGLPTSLPGTTMNRLCGSSLDASIAASRQVATGDADLVLVGGVESMSRAPWVLPKTERPFPMSNLELANTTLGWRLVNPAMPGAWTVSLGEATEQLREKHNISREDQDEFSARSHQQAAAAWDAGKYESLVVPVPPASKRGTEVTRDETIRADSTAETLSQLRTVFRTGENATVTAGNASPMSDGASAAFIGSEKGGTLLGLDPIARIVSNGASALDPQFFGFAPVDAANKALAKAGLEWSDIAAVELNEAFAAQSLACIRAWDIDQGIVNAWGGAISIGHPLGASGLRILGTVARRLAESGERYGVAAICIGVGQGLAVVVENVNATK
- a CDS encoding MoaD/ThiS family protein: MSKITIRYFAAAAAAAGCEQESWERPQTLAGLRSELIDSYGPEMAQVLRAGSFLINGVVRRDAGELGSDEDLTVDVLPPFAGG
- a CDS encoding molybdenum cofactor biosynthesis protein B, translating into MKTSRHAAVVVASTSAAAGTAQDKTGPMIAQWLTERGFEVPGPVVVADGQPVRFAVDGLLADDAQVIIVTGGTGVSPDDQSPEMVAPLLDVQLPGIIEAIRRRGEPNTPLSIITRGVAGFAGSSFVITLPGSTGGVKDGLAVLDPVLEHLLTQRSGGTGHGPR
- a CDS encoding DUF1653 domain-containing protein, whose product is MSVEPGIYEHFKGQRYEVLAVGKHSETEEPLVFYRKLYDDYSFWARPLAMFEEAVDRDGYSGPRFVKVA
- a CDS encoding MFS transporter, with the translated sequence MSSPHTDTRKLKLGGWIAALCFFIVVFEGYDIVALGATIPVLTDPDVGGFSVGEMNWVNTFSLIGVGVGAATMGRLADRFGRRRPLLVAVLVFSVFTLLFPFLPSAFLMGTFRFIAGLGLGGCMPVALALMQENAPVGRRALANNLPMVGYHLGAVLASLAGKAAGVHWSVLYFLGGGLGLALLALLWFKLPESEVVSSSERTSISDVLKPKYLRTSIGLWIAAFMGLVLVYGLNAWLPKIMGAAGYPVADSLTMLFVLNLGAIAGLVISAYAADSKGIKLVSLIWFAAAAALLLVLAIPFGSQVLLTAVLFVTGIFVFSAQCLMYAYAGHVYPRNLVATGIGLASGIGRFGAIIGPYITGLMVAAGTAYPGAFFLYGGAALLAVLVIAQIPKPKSA